A portion of the Gouania willdenowi unplaced genomic scaffold, fGouWil2.1 scaffold_296_arrow_ctg1, whole genome shotgun sequence genome contains these proteins:
- the LOC114459317 gene encoding E3 ubiquitin-protein ligase TRIM21-like isoform X2 has protein sequence MCNQVFSTKPQLKVNIMMREMVSQFRRESEKKAAAPGEVPCDVCTGTKVKALKSCLDCGVSYCETHLEPHLTASGLRRHQLVEPVENLESRMCPKHSKPLELFCQSDQTRVCLMCSVLEHRSHQLVPLGLQQMIQKRREKLEVIRESVRFRKEAADRGKAEGVEMFTALMELVRRGLKELMKTMEEQQEVEEREAEGLIKELEKEIFELMKRSSKVEQLSHSEDHLLQHFCSLKAPPATKDWTEVMVHPSSYEGTVLRAVAQLEDTLSDKMMKMKMLEMKRLQQFAVDVTLDPLTANSYLVLSDDGKQVYDSDVKKKLPDNPKRFSKYINVLGKQNFSSGRFYFEVQVKGKTDWDLGVVKESINRKGYITATPKNGYWTVALRDGNVYKACGDPPFILHLKCVPEKVGVFVDYEEGVVSFYDVDAAALIYSFTHCCFTHKLHPYFNPGLNHGGKNSAPLIICPVNQSE, from the coding sequence ATGTGTAATCAGGTGTTCAGCACTAAACCTCAGCTGAAGGTCAATATTATGATGCGTGAGATGGTTTCTCAGTTCAGACGTGAATCTGAGAagaaagcagcagcaccaggagaAGTTCCCTGTGACGTCTGCACTGGAACCAAAGTGAAGGCCCTGAAGTCCTGCCTGGACTGTGGGGTCTCCTACTGTGAGACTCACCTGGAGCCTCATCTGACAGCATCAGGCCTGAGAAGACATCAGCTGGTGGAGCCTGTGGAGAACCTGGAATCCAGGATGTGTCCAAAGCACAGCAAACCTTTAGAGCTGTTCTGTCAGAGCGATCAGACACGTGTCTGCTTGATGTGTTCTGTTTTGGAGCACAGGAGTCACCAGTTAGTCCCTCTGGGACTTCAGCAGATGATCCaaaagagacgagagaagctgGAGGTGATCAGAGAGTCAGTGAGATTCAGGAAGGAAGCAGCAGACAGAGGGAAAGCTGAAGGTGTGGAGATGTTCACTGCTCTGATGGAGCTTGTTCGGAgaggcctgaaggagctgatgaagacaatggaggagcaacaggaagtagaagagagagaggctgaAGGTTTGATCAAAGAGCTGGAGAAGGAAATCTTTGAGCTGATGAAGAGAAGCTCTAAGGTGGAGCAGCTCTCCCACTCTGAAGACCACCTCCTCCAACACTTCTGCTCTCTGAAAGCTCCTCCAGCCACCAAGGACTGGACAGAGGTCATGGTCCATCCATCATCATATGAAGGAACTGTGCTGAGAGCTGTGGCTCAGCtggaggacacactcagtgacaagatgatgaagatgaagatgttaGAGATGAAGAGGCTGCAGCAGTTTGCAGTAGATGTGACTCTTGATCCTCTTACAGCTAATTCTTACCTtgtcctgtctgatgatggaaaaCAAGTTTATGACAGTGATGTGAAGAAGAAACTTCCAGATAATCCAAAGAGATTTTCtaaatatattaatgttttaGGGAAGCAGAATTTCAGTTCAGGTAGATTTTACTTTGAGGTTCAggttaaaggaaaaactgaCTGGGATTTAGGAGTGGTTAAAGAATCCATCAACAGGAAGGGATATATTACTGCGACTCCTAAGAATGGTTACTGGACTGTGGCActcagagatggaaatgtgtatAAAGCATGTGGAGATCCTCCATTcattcttcatctgaagtgtgttcctgagaaggtgggtgtgtttgtggactatgaggagggtgtggtctccttttatgatgtagatgctgcagctctgatctactccttcactcactgctgcttcactcatAAACTACACCCATACTTTAATCCTGGTTTAAACCATGGTGGTAAAAACTCAGCACCTCTGATCATctgtcctgtcaatcaaagtgaatga
- the LOC114459317 gene encoding E3 ubiquitin-protein ligase TRIM39-like isoform X1 produces the protein MSKFVDTSPACSGTSEHHFLCSICLEVLTDPVTTSCGHNFCKTCISTYWDTSTTRRCPMCNQVFSTKPQLKVNIMMREMVSQFRRESEKKAAAPGEVPCDVCTGTKVKALKSCLDCGVSYCETHLEPHLTASGLRRHQLVEPVENLESRMCPKHSKPLELFCQSDQTRVCLMCSVLEHRSHQLVPLGLQQMIQKRREKLEVIRESVRFRKEAADRGKAEGVEMFTALMELVRRGLKELMKTMEEQQEVEEREAEGLIKELEKEIFELMKRSSKVEQLSHSEDHLLQHFCSLKAPPATKDWTEVMVHPSSYEGTVLRAVAQLEDTLSDKMMKMKMLEMKRLQQFAVDVTLDPLTANSYLVLSDDGKQVYDSDVKKKLPDNPKRFSKYINVLGKQNFSSGRFYFEVQVKGKTDWDLGVVKESINRKGYITATPKNGYWTVALRDGNVYKACGDPPFILHLKCVPEKVGVFVDYEEGVVSFYDVDAAALIYSFTHCCFTHKLHPYFNPGLNHGGKNSAPLIICPVNQSE, from the exons ATGTCAAAG TTTGTGGACACGTCTCCTGCCTGCAGTGGGACGTCtgaacatcacttcctgtgctcCATCTGTCTGGAGGTGCTCACTGATCCAGTCACCACATCATGTGGACACAACTTCTGCAAAACATGCATCAGCACATACTGGGACACCAGTACCACCAGAAGGTGTCCCATGTGTAATCAGGTGTTCAGCACTAAACCTCAGCTGAAGGTCAATATTATGATGCGTGAGATGGTTTCTCAGTTCAGACGTGAATCTGAGAagaaagcagcagcaccaggagaAGTTCCCTGTGACGTCTGCACTGGAACCAAAGTGAAGGCCCTGAAGTCCTGCCTGGACTGTGGGGTCTCCTACTGTGAGACTCACCTGGAGCCTCATCTGACAGCATCAGGCCTGAGAAGACATCAGCTGGTGGAGCCTGTGGAGAACCTGGAATCCAGGATGTGTCCAAAGCACAGCAAACCTTTAGAGCTGTTCTGTCAGAGCGATCAGACACGTGTCTGCTTGATGTGTTCTGTTTTGGAGCACAGGAGTCACCAGTTAGTCCCTCTGGGACTTCAGCAGATGATCCaaaagagacgagagaagctgGAGGTGATCAGAGAGTCAGTGAGATTCAGGAAGGAAGCAGCAGACAGAGGGAAAGCTGAAGGTGTGGAGATGTTCACTGCTCTGATGGAGCTTGTTCGGAgaggcctgaaggagctgatgaagacaatggaggagcaacaggaagtagaagagagagaggctgaAGGTTTGATCAAAGAGCTGGAGAAGGAAATCTTTGAGCTGATGAAGAGAAGCTCTAAGGTGGAGCAGCTCTCCCACTCTGAAGACCACCTCCTCCAACACTTCTGCTCTCTGAAAGCTCCTCCAGCCACCAAGGACTGGACAGAGGTCATGGTCCATCCATCATCATATGAAGGAACTGTGCTGAGAGCTGTGGCTCAGCtggaggacacactcagtgacaagatgatgaagatgaagatgttaGAGATGAAGAGGCTGCAGCAGTTTGCAGTAGATGTGACTCTTGATCCTCTTACAGCTAATTCTTACCTtgtcctgtctgatgatggaaaaCAAGTTTATGACAGTGATGTGAAGAAGAAACTTCCAGATAATCCAAAGAGATTTTCtaaatatattaatgttttaGGGAAGCAGAATTTCAGTTCAGGTAGATTTTACTTTGAGGTTCAggttaaaggaaaaactgaCTGGGATTTAGGAGTGGTTAAAGAATCCATCAACAGGAAGGGATATATTACTGCGACTCCTAAGAATGGTTACTGGACTGTGGCActcagagatggaaatgtgtatAAAGCATGTGGAGATCCTCCATTcattcttcatctgaagtgtgttcctgagaaggtgggtgtgtttgtggactatgaggagggtgtggtctccttttatgatgtagatgctgcagctctgatctactccttcactcactgctgcttcactcatAAACTACACCCATACTTTAATCCTGGTTTAAACCATGGTGGTAAAAACTCAGCACCTCTGATCATctgtcctgtcaatcaaagtgaatga